One Pararge aegeria chromosome 1, ilParAegt1.1, whole genome shotgun sequence genomic region harbors:
- the LOC120634776 gene encoding uncharacterized protein LOC120634776 has translation MGKRKTEAREAKILRKIRKLEEKLSNTPARKRIMRLPSSSSSDENNNVSQTKNDILYQALPDSFDALDDVTERRPDIVLSMEDITRPEAAVEIPAVSQIGGADSAVSEIEGNNDLELDGSILSLLGDVPELVTELGPPIHKDIATRWQDILKRGLKEDIKRDLVKLYPIPNNLETLVPPILNPEVKVALAESLVKRDSSIFHKQKQIGLALSALSKSVDSIISDPAKKLHIDTKSKLLRPLSDACRILCDVYQLETKRRRMLILSSINQKMKDIVMDTLPEKYLFGDNMSEKLKTAQGINRSGQILKVIPKTSFLSKNATSTTSVPKSLNQRTPYRKIAARSYMGKQRLQDRAAPAPTPAPAQGRQRHYRRSPPPPPRRQRQQRF, from the exons ATGGGCAAAAGGAAGACAGAGGCGAGGGAAGCGAAGATTCTTAGAAAGATAAGGAAACTGGAAGAAAAATTGTCGAACACACCGGCGAGGAAACGTATAATGCGTCTACCTTCTAGTAGTTCGAGTGACGAGAATAAta ATGTCAGCCAGACGAAGAATGACATATTATACCAGGCTTTACCGGATTCGTTCGACGCTCTTGATGATGTCACCGAGCGACGTCCAGACATCGTGTTATCAATGGAGGACATAACACGGCCTGAGGCGGCTGTTGAGATACCAGCAGTTTCGCAGATCGGCGGTGCCGATTCAGCAGTCTCTGAAATCGAGGGGAATAATGACCTCGAGTTGGATGGGTCAATACTTTCATTGTTAGGTGATGTTCCCGAACTTGTTACTGAACTCGGACCTCCTATCCATAAGGATATTGCCACAAGATGGCAAGACATTTTGAAAAGAGGGCTTAAAGAGGATATCAAAAGAGACTTGGTAAAGTTATATcctatacctaataatttagAAACACTGGTACCACCAATTCTAAATCCTGAAGTAAAAGTAGCACTAGCAGAAAGTTTAGTAAAACGAGACTCTTCTatttttcataaacaaaaacagaTCGGGTTGGCATTGTCAGCACTTAGTAAATCTGTCGACTCTATAATAAGTGACCCAGCCAAAAAGTTACATATCGACACAAAATCGAAATTATTAAGACCTTTAAGTGATGCTTGTCGCATTTTATGTGATGTATACCAGCTCGAAACGAAAAGACGAAGAATGCTTATTTTAAGTTCGATAAACCAGAAGATGAAAGACATCGTTATGGATACATTACCTGAAAAATATCTCTTTGGTGACAACATGTCGGAGAAGTTAAAGACAGCTCAAGGTATTAATAGATCGGGACAAATTTTAAAAGTCATACCGAAGACAAGTTTTTTGAGTAAAAATGCTACGTCAACTACATCAGTCCCAAAGTCTTTAAACCAACGGACCCCATATCGGAAAATAGCAGCACGTTCTTATATGGGGAAACAACGACTGCAGGACCGTGCAGCGCCAGCGCCAACTCCAGCGCCAGCTCAGGGCCGCCAGCGGCACTACCGCCGCAGCCCTCCACCTCCTCCGCGGCGTCAGAGACAGCAGCGGTTTTGA